From Chryseobacterium shandongense, the proteins below share one genomic window:
- a CDS encoding RagB/SusD family nutrient uptake outer membrane protein, whose protein sequence is MKIIFKQHRFLKKTLILSSMVIAILAANSCNDDFLDQPAYNTSDSDVVFQNLQTAEMFVLGCYKGLVPAEMFYQLGAGDTVNHSVEALNNSKYNVCNYNYDAYAPFTVTGIYSAMYAVIERTNIAVYQLGKMPASEKRDALIGEAKSIRAFCYYNLIRIYGDVPSVFEPLETLDPNDENTFYPKRASRDEIYDRIVGDLLEATVTVPTLAASGFGTTERLSKEGVNALLARIALYAAGYSLRWELNTSNPGMVSRRSDNARVRELYQIADNACAAIINGGTKSLVQSQGGKSGFEALWFNFDRRNYAAVNSEMLWHIASLGQNTNSAFQVYAHPGYRNGVFGSRSSQQMILPSYYLSFNQTDTRRDVTCTSYSVYFLESGAAGDTFVDVGTTYSAIMPGKFRLSWCVEPQAAADRNLNIPLLRYADVLLMYAETQNYLNNGPTAAANAALTAVRTRAGIGSLPLPSGQTNFLKAIVQERKWEFAGEFMLRTDLIRTNSLTSEIEATRQDMKDLTKRVGKYANVATYRLYKFHKNSQVYGDPFLALPYIEITNPTEIATIKNVPTSSANYAAYQTALKAIVAAHGQPVSADDKWYPTQMFEAYTSTFNGNARKAVGFGAGFNVLGMGNNMYSKPFGYEENGNAYPGWVESSNDGLFFGFQTNKTELLPFAAASAGHPMIDNPNLTQLPGY, encoded by the coding sequence ATGAAAATTATATTTAAACAACATAGATTTTTAAAAAAGACGCTCATATTGTCGTCAATGGTTATAGCTATTTTAGCAGCCAATTCCTGTAATGATGATTTTCTCGACCAGCCGGCTTACAATACATCTGATTCTGATGTGGTTTTTCAAAACCTGCAGACTGCGGAAATGTTTGTGTTGGGATGCTACAAAGGTTTGGTGCCGGCTGAGATGTTTTATCAGCTAGGTGCCGGTGATACGGTCAACCATTCTGTTGAAGCGCTTAATAACTCAAAATACAATGTCTGCAACTATAATTATGATGCTTATGCACCTTTTACGGTAACAGGCATTTATTCTGCAATGTATGCTGTGATTGAGCGTACCAATATTGCGGTCTATCAGCTGGGAAAAATGCCTGCAAGTGAGAAACGCGATGCGTTAATAGGAGAGGCGAAATCGATCCGTGCATTTTGTTACTACAACCTGATTCGTATATATGGCGATGTCCCTTCGGTGTTCGAGCCATTGGAAACACTAGACCCCAATGATGAGAATACGTTCTATCCCAAACGTGCCTCACGCGACGAAATCTATGACAGAATTGTGGGCGATTTGCTGGAAGCAACAGTCACAGTTCCTACATTGGCAGCAAGTGGCTTTGGTACCACAGAACGCTTGTCAAAAGAAGGTGTGAATGCACTGTTAGCAAGAATCGCACTTTATGCTGCCGGTTACTCGCTGCGATGGGAACTGAACACTTCCAATCCGGGTATGGTTTCCCGCCGTTCGGACAATGCGAGAGTAAGAGAACTTTATCAGATTGCAGATAATGCCTGTGCAGCTATCATTAATGGCGGTACTAAAAGTCTGGTTCAAAGTCAGGGCGGAAAAAGCGGTTTTGAAGCATTATGGTTCAATTTTGACCGTAGGAATTATGCGGCTGTTAATTCTGAGATGCTTTGGCATATAGCATCATTAGGTCAGAATACCAATTCGGCATTTCAGGTCTATGCTCATCCGGGATACCGTAATGGGGTTTTTGGCTCCCGTTCTTCTCAGCAGATGATATTGCCATCTTATTATCTTTCCTTTAATCAAACTGATACACGCAGAGATGTTACTTGTACTTCTTACAGCGTCTACTTCCTGGAATCCGGAGCTGCAGGTGATACTTTTGTAGATGTAGGAACAACTTATTCTGCAATAATGCCCGGAAAATTCAGATTATCCTGGTGTGTGGAGCCACAAGCTGCTGCTGACAGGAATCTCAATATACCGTTGCTGAGGTATGCCGACGTTCTCCTGATGTATGCGGAGACTCAGAATTATCTTAACAATGGTCCTACAGCTGCTGCCAATGCTGCATTGACGGCCGTGCGTACAAGAGCAGGCATTGGCTCGTTACCATTGCCATCCGGACAAACCAACTTTTTGAAGGCGATTGTTCAGGAAAGAAAATGGGAATTTGCCGGTGAGTTTATGCTTCGTACAGACCTTATCAGAACCAATAGTCTGACATCAGAAATTGAAGCTACAAGACAGGATATGAAAGATCTTACCAAAAGGGTGGGTAAATATGCAAATGTCGCAACATACAGACTTTATAAGTTCCATAAGAATTCTCAGGTTTATGGCGATCCGTTTTTGGCTTTACCTTACATTGAGATAACGAATCCAACTGAAATTGCGACCATCAAAAATGTTCCGACAAGTTCAGCAAATTATGCGGCTTATCAAACGGCACTAAAAGCTATTGTAGCAGCACACGGACAGCCAGTTTCCGCGGATGATAAATGGTATCCTACACAAATGTTCGAGGCCTATACCAGTACTTTTAATGGCAATGCGAGAAAAGCTGTAGGATTTGGAGCGGGATTCAACGTTTTAGGAATGGGTAATAATATGTACTCTAAACCTTTTGGTTATGAAGAAAATGGAAATGCCTATCCAGGCTGGGTAGAGTCTTCGAATGATGGCCTTTTCTTCGGCTTCCAGACCAATAAAACAGAACTGTTGCCTTTCGCAGCTGCATCTGCAGGACACCCAATGATAGATAATCCAAATCTAACCCAATTGCCAGGCTATTAA
- the rhaT gene encoding L-rhamnose/proton symporter RhaT has protein sequence MNALLGVIFHFLGGFSSGSFYLPYKRVKGWQWETFWLIGGVFSWIIVPPLAAFLTIPDFWNIIQNESSSILGLTFLFGALWGIGGFMYGLGVRYLGVALGSSIMLGLTMVIGSLVPSIFYEFSPQAGKDNIGLMISSTWGKMVLLGLFICVIGIIISGKAGVMKDRELQNESVDPHGVQVKTEYKFGLGLTVAIISGVLSACFNFGLEAGKPMATVANEAWKAANPGQGEFLFQNNVTYIVVLWGGMASNLLGCLYLSFKNKSYTDYTKKNVPVAKNIFFCALAGTMWFLQFFFYGMGESKMGNGPSSWILHMAFIILIANLWGVVIKEWKGVSRKTISTIVVGMIVMFISILIVGYGNSLR, from the coding sequence ATGAACGCATTATTAGGAGTTATTTTTCATTTTTTAGGAGGTTTTTCTTCAGGGAGTTTTTATTTACCCTATAAAAGAGTAAAAGGCTGGCAATGGGAAACATTTTGGTTAATTGGGGGTGTCTTTTCATGGATTATTGTTCCGCCGCTGGCTGCCTTTCTTACAATCCCTGATTTCTGGAACATTATTCAGAATGAAAGTTCATCAATTTTAGGTTTAACATTCCTCTTTGGAGCGCTCTGGGGAATCGGTGGTTTTATGTATGGTCTGGGAGTGCGGTATTTAGGAGTTGCTCTGGGAAGCAGCATTATGCTGGGACTTACGATGGTAATCGGTTCGTTAGTTCCTTCCATTTTTTACGAATTTTCGCCTCAGGCAGGAAAAGACAATATCGGGTTGATGATTTCCAGCACATGGGGAAAAATGGTGCTTCTGGGACTTTTTATATGTGTGATCGGAATCATCATCAGTGGAAAAGCCGGTGTTATGAAAGATCGTGAACTCCAGAATGAATCTGTAGATCCTCATGGTGTACAGGTTAAAACTGAGTATAAATTTGGTCTGGGGCTTACTGTTGCTATTATTTCAGGAGTTTTGAGTGCATGCTTTAATTTCGGACTGGAAGCCGGAAAACCTATGGCGACGGTTGCGAATGAAGCGTGGAAAGCTGCAAATCCGGGGCAGGGAGAGTTTCTGTTCCAGAACAATGTAACGTATATTGTAGTCCTTTGGGGCGGAATGGCTTCTAATCTTCTGGGCTGCCTTTATCTGTCATTTAAGAATAAATCCTATACCGATTATACCAAAAAAAATGTTCCTGTTGCAAAAAATATTTTTTTCTGCGCATTGGCGGGAACCATGTGGTTTTTACAGTTTTTCTTCTACGGAATGGGTGAAAGTAAAATGGGGAATGGCCCAAGTTCATGGATTTTGCATATGGCATTTATCATTTTAATCGCGAATCTTTGGGGAGTGGTTATTAAAGAATGGAAAGGTGTTTCCCGAAAAACAATTTCCACTATTGTAGTTGGGATGATCGTGATGTTTATTTCCATCCTTATCGTTGGATACGGGAATTCTTTACGATAG
- a CDS encoding TIM barrel protein produces MIINKDSIEQYNKGETENFNSDFNYLSDKLTKSGANVSEIVNKIADFQVAIPSWALGAGGTRFGRFSYGGEPATLEHKLDDIGLIHALTNSAGAVSLHIPWDIPGDINAIKEKAAAHGLVFDAMNSNTFQDQPEAKQSYKFGSLNAANEDVRAYAVEHNKEVIRIGEELGSKRLTVWLADGASFPGQLNFQTALSKTEQSLKEIYAGMPEDWKLFIEYKPYEPNFYSTTIQDWGTSFMLANACGERAYTLVDLGHHLPNSNIEQIVATLMYKGKLGGFHFNDSKYGDDDLTVGSIKPYALFLIFNELVYGMENNPQNPYPAWMIDASHNIKDPLEDLIQSLEAILMAYAQALLVDQKALKDAQMNNDVVRAQEILQNAYRTDVRPLLKAARLQTGAAIDPISAYRNLKVRENLISERGLDVKATGL; encoded by the coding sequence ATGATTATAAACAAAGACAGTATAGAGCAATATAATAAAGGTGAAACCGAAAACTTCAATTCAGATTTCAATTATTTATCAGATAAACTAACAAAATCAGGAGCAAACGTTTCTGAAATTGTCAACAAAATAGCCGATTTCCAGGTAGCCATTCCAAGCTGGGCTCTTGGAGCAGGAGGTACGCGTTTCGGCAGATTTTCTTATGGAGGCGAACCTGCGACATTGGAACATAAATTAGATGATATCGGGCTGATTCATGCATTAACGAACTCTGCAGGAGCAGTTTCGCTTCATATTCCCTGGGATATTCCGGGTGATATTAATGCGATTAAAGAAAAAGCGGCTGCTCACGGATTGGTTTTTGATGCCATGAATTCCAATACCTTCCAGGATCAACCGGAAGCAAAACAATCGTATAAGTTCGGCTCTCTGAATGCTGCAAATGAAGACGTAAGAGCGTATGCCGTTGAACATAATAAAGAAGTAATCCGGATCGGTGAAGAATTAGGTTCAAAAAGGTTAACGGTTTGGCTGGCAGACGGAGCAAGCTTTCCGGGACAACTGAATTTCCAGACGGCGTTGTCAAAAACAGAGCAAAGTTTAAAAGAAATTTACGCAGGAATGCCGGAAGACTGGAAGTTATTCATCGAATATAAACCTTACGAACCGAATTTCTATTCAACAACCATCCAGGATTGGGGAACCTCTTTCATGCTGGCAAATGCTTGTGGAGAAAGGGCTTATACCTTGGTAGATTTGGGACATCATTTACCAAATTCAAATATAGAGCAAATTGTTGCAACCTTGATGTATAAAGGAAAATTGGGAGGTTTCCACTTTAACGACAGCAAATATGGAGATGATGATTTAACAGTAGGTTCAATAAAACCTTATGCATTATTTCTGATTTTCAATGAATTGGTGTACGGAATGGAGAACAATCCGCAGAATCCCTACCCGGCTTGGATGATCGATGCAAGCCACAATATCAAAGATCCACTGGAAGATTTGATCCAGTCGTTGGAAGCAATCTTAATGGCTTATGCGCAGGCACTTCTGGTGGACCAGAAAGCACTGAAAGATGCTCAGATGAATAACGATGTAGTTCGTGCCCAGGAGATTTTACAAAATGCGTACAGAACAGATGTTCGCCCGTTATTAAAAGCTGCAAGGTTACAGACAGGCGCAGCGATTGATCCTATTTCGGCATACAGAAATCTTAAAGTAAGAGAAAATTTAATATCCGAAAGAGGCCTGGATGTAAAAGCAACAGGATTATAA
- a CDS encoding FGGY-family carbohydrate kinase, giving the protein MSKKKKVTIVFDIGKTNKKFFLFDKYYKEVVREYTELPITNDEDGYPTEDLAALQNWIKDNFNAILDDENFEVKAINFSTYGASFVHLDQKGNVLTPLYNYTKPMDVDILDLFYEKHGSKLKIARETASPQAGMLNSGLQLFWLKYKHPEVFKKIRYSLHLPQYLSYLFTGICVSEFTSIGCHTNLWDYDKADYHDWVYEEEIDALLPPIVPTSASINTSYRNKKIKIGVGIHDSSSALLPYILSKKDPFLLLSTGTWSISLNPFNDESLTDKDIENNCLNYIRIDGKRVKASRFFMGNEYKIQVEKLCAHYGKEYGFHREVEFDQDLYLRLMKHKAVYFRFEGIILKRKMISETDLDSFATFEEAYHQLMIELMDLQIHTIQNAIGNSEIQNIYIDGGFTDNDVFMKLMSHHFQHYNVMSSHSPLGSALGASMVISNKKIDETFLQQHYQMKVLQPLTFNV; this is encoded by the coding sequence ATGTCTAAAAAAAAGAAAGTAACTATAGTTTTTGATATTGGTAAAACCAATAAAAAATTCTTTCTATTTGATAAATATTACAAAGAAGTCGTTCGGGAATATACAGAATTACCCATTACAAATGATGAAGACGGCTATCCAACGGAAGATCTGGCTGCCTTACAAAATTGGATTAAAGATAATTTCAATGCCATTCTTGATGATGAAAACTTTGAAGTAAAAGCCATCAATTTCTCTACATACGGAGCAAGTTTTGTGCACCTGGACCAGAAAGGAAATGTTCTCACGCCACTGTACAATTACACCAAACCGATGGATGTAGACATATTGGATTTATTTTATGAAAAACACGGTAGCAAACTCAAAATTGCCCGTGAAACCGCTTCACCACAAGCAGGAATGCTGAACTCCGGCTTGCAGTTATTCTGGCTAAAATACAAACATCCTGAAGTTTTCAAAAAAATCCGCTATAGTCTTCATTTACCACAGTACTTATCCTATTTGTTTACCGGAATCTGTGTGTCGGAATTTACCTCAATAGGCTGTCACACGAATTTATGGGACTACGATAAAGCAGATTACCACGACTGGGTCTACGAAGAGGAAATAGATGCCTTATTACCGCCGATTGTACCGACTTCGGCAAGCATTAATACTTCATACAGAAATAAGAAAATAAAAATAGGTGTCGGAATTCACGACAGTTCTTCAGCACTTTTACCATACATTTTAAGTAAGAAAGACCCATTTTTACTGCTTTCAACCGGAACCTGGAGTATTTCTTTGAATCCTTTCAACGATGAAAGTTTAACCGATAAAGATATCGAAAACAATTGCCTGAACTACATTAGAATCGATGGGAAACGTGTAAAAGCATCCCGTTTTTTCATGGGAAATGAATATAAAATCCAGGTCGAAAAATTGTGTGCACATTACGGAAAAGAATATGGTTTCCACAGAGAAGTGGAGTTTGACCAGGACCTGTACCTGCGATTAATGAAGCATAAAGCGGTTTATTTCCGTTTTGAAGGGATTATTTTAAAAAGAAAGATGATCAGCGAAACCGATTTAGATTCTTTTGCTACTTTTGAAGAAGCCTATCATCAGCTGATGATCGAATTGATGGATTTACAGATTCACACCATACAAAATGCGATCGGAAATTCAGAAATTCAAAATATTTATATTGATGGAGGGTTTACAGACAATGATGTATTTATGAAACTGATGTCGCACCATTTTCAGCATTACAATGTGATGTCCAGCCATTCGCCGCTGGGCTCGGCATTGGGAGCTTCCATGGTGATTTCTAACAAAAAAATAGACGAAACTTTTTTACAGCAGCATTATCAGATGAAAGTGCTTCAACCATTAACTTTTAACGTGTAA
- a CDS encoding bifunctional aldolase/short-chain dehydrogenase, whose translation MENVKTFKYVDYLWDESRAASMGNDEVALFLYRSNILGADLRITNYGGGNTSCKTIEKDPLTNEEVEVMWVKGSGGDIGTLTRKGIAGLYTERLRNLKNVYEGLEDEDRMVGLFDHCIYDLDSKAPSIDTPLHGLLPFRHIDHLHPDALIAVAAAKDSEAITKEIWGDTMGWVPWQRPGFDLGLQLEKCLNDNPGIRGIVLGSHGLFTWGDTSYECYINSLEVIEMASEYIAKKIEENGQVFGGQKIDSLPADERKNKAAQIMPLLRGLASSENRMVGHFTDSDVVLEFINSNNLERLAPLGTSCPDHFLRTKIQPLVLTLDKNEDLTDSKAILEKLTPLFEQYRQEYKEYYETCKHPNSPAMRDPNPVIIIYPGVGMFSFSKDKQTTRVASEFYVNAINVMRGAEAISEYTSLPRQEAFDIEYWLLEEAKLQRMPKEKPLSRKIAIVTGAGGGIGQAIADKMVAEGAVVVYTDLNTEAVETATSKYSRDQAVAVSCDVTNEEAIVNAFKETVLAFGGVDIIVHSAGLAISKSLEDTTTKDWDLLENVLVKGQFLLSKTGVEIMKKQSLGGDIVNIASKNGLVAGPNNVAYGTAKAAQQHMTRLLAAELATDKIRVNVVNPDGVIVGSKIWEGSWAEGRAKANGITVEELPAFYAKRNLLNEIILPEDIANGVFACLAILNKSTGNIINVDGGMANAFPR comes from the coding sequence ATGGAAAATGTAAAAACATTCAAATACGTAGATTACTTATGGGATGAGTCCAGGGCTGCATCGATGGGAAATGATGAGGTTGCTTTGTTCTTATACCGCTCAAATATATTGGGAGCAGACCTGAGAATCACCAACTATGGAGGAGGAAATACAAGCTGTAAAACCATTGAAAAAGATCCTTTAACCAACGAAGAAGTTGAGGTAATGTGGGTAAAAGGTTCCGGAGGTGATATCGGGACTTTAACAAGAAAAGGAATCGCAGGTTTATATACCGAAAGATTGAGAAACCTCAAAAATGTCTATGAAGGCCTGGAAGATGAAGACAGAATGGTAGGATTATTTGATCACTGCATCTACGATCTGGACAGCAAAGCGCCATCCATCGATACACCGCTTCACGGTTTACTTCCATTCAGACATATAGACCACCTTCATCCTGATGCATTAATTGCAGTCGCTGCAGCAAAAGACAGTGAAGCCATTACCAAGGAAATCTGGGGAGATACCATGGGCTGGGTTCCATGGCAAAGACCGGGCTTCGACCTGGGATTGCAGCTGGAAAAATGTTTAAACGATAATCCGGGAATCAGAGGAATCGTTTTAGGCAGCCACGGATTATTCACCTGGGGAGATACTTCGTACGAATGTTATATCAACAGTTTGGAAGTTATTGAAATGGCTTCCGAATATATTGCTAAAAAGATTGAAGAAAACGGACAGGTCTTTGGTGGACAAAAAATAGATTCGCTTCCTGCTGATGAACGTAAAAATAAAGCGGCTCAGATCATGCCGTTGTTAAGAGGTCTGGCTTCTTCAGAAAACAGAATGGTAGGCCATTTTACAGACAGTGATGTCGTTTTAGAATTCATCAATAGCAACAATCTGGAAAGATTGGCCCCGTTGGGAACTTCCTGCCCGGATCACTTCCTGAGAACAAAAATTCAGCCACTGGTACTTACTTTAGACAAAAATGAAGATCTTACTGATTCTAAAGCAATTTTAGAAAAATTAACTCCTCTTTTCGAACAGTACCGACAGGAATATAAAGAATATTACGAGACCTGCAAACACCCGAACAGTCCGGCAATGCGTGATCCAAATCCGGTGATCATCATTTATCCGGGAGTAGGAATGTTCAGCTTCTCAAAAGATAAGCAGACAACGCGTGTGGCCAGTGAGTTTTATGTCAACGCCATCAATGTAATGCGTGGTGCAGAAGCCATTTCGGAATACACATCATTGCCAAGACAGGAAGCTTTCGACATTGAATACTGGTTATTGGAAGAAGCTAAACTTCAGCGAATGCCGAAAGAAAAGCCCTTGTCAAGAAAAATTGCGATCGTTACCGGAGCAGGAGGAGGAATCGGACAGGCCATTGCAGATAAAATGGTTGCCGAAGGTGCGGTTGTAGTATATACGGATTTAAATACGGAAGCAGTAGAAACTGCAACATCCAAATACAGTAGAGACCAGGCGGTTGCCGTTTCTTGTGATGTAACCAACGAAGAAGCGATTGTAAATGCATTTAAAGAAACCGTTTTAGCATTTGGAGGTGTAGATATTATCGTTCACTCTGCCGGATTGGCAATTTCTAAATCACTAGAAGACACAACTACAAAAGATTGGGATCTTCTTGAAAATGTTTTGGTAAAAGGTCAGTTCTTACTATCAAAAACAGGTGTGGAGATCATGAAAAAACAAAGTTTAGGAGGGGACATCGTTAATATTGCAAGCAAAAACGGATTGGTTGCAGGACCAAATAATGTAGCTTACGGAACAGCGAAAGCCGCTCAGCAGCATATGACGAGATTGCTGGCCGCAGAACTTGCAACCGATAAAATCAGAGTAAATGTAGTGAACCCGGATGGAGTCATCGTGGGGAGTAAAATATGGGAAGGTTCCTGGGCGGAAGGCCGGGCAAAAGCAAACGGAATCACCGTTGAAGAGCTTCCGGCATTCTATGCTAAAAGAAATCTGTTAAACGAAATCATTCTTCCTGAAGACATCGCCAACGGCGTTTTTGCATGCCTTGCCATTTTAAATAAAAGCACAGGAAATATCATCAATGTAGATGGGGGAATGGCCAATGCTTTCCCAAGATAA
- a CDS encoding SusC/RagA family TonB-linked outer membrane protein → MSIKIKQKNFKPLIAPLFLLASGFMFGQKTVNDTVKDKTKDIEEVVIIGYGKVKKSDLTGSVSSVSAKDLAATPAMNALQALQGRAAGLNIVTASGAPGAAANVTIRGGASITQGTEPLYIVDGFQLDNALNIINPNDIESIDVLKGASAIAIYGARGSNGIIVIKTKGGKKGRTIINYNNFTSFDTFSKKLDMLSNAEDYVKYQYEMANLAGRTAQWSNIFNNNISPNSPGFYTGIYNTINERYANAKTLDWQDKMLGGSGITTNHNFNFSVGTEKTQAFVSYNYNKQEGLLNNFSETRNSLRTNITSELYKGIRVDFNSVFNSNSLNGGGAYSGMKKILLQPIIGGTRFSLDQLFNTQTYGDFAALEPSYDTENPFIELQASTSNALTRNIVANAGLEIDFLKNFTFRTAGQYNWKSIKSTSFSDENSRAYLTDPTTTGINGKIGNSESYGYQITNTVTYNNTFGGKHKLNALIGQEVVYFQSESNNLSLIKFPFPNFGLDDISTATVSDKSTDRSSNTLMSYFGRVNYNYDDRYLLTATIRRDGSSKFGPNNKWGIFPSVAAAWRISQESFWQNSKITNVINDLKFRFEYGVTGNNDIGNNLFKTTYSITDYPINNTPGTPVYVTSSNLGNPNLKWEEMKTTNVGVDLALFNNRIKLTSEWYNNIVDGMLLSAVLPTSSGYSRQYQNIGSMRNRGIEFTLNTINWRSDNFRWSTDFNIGHNRSKVLSLERGRDSRTFSVGSNRAGVVTYYATVGEQLGEMYGYVYQGIYTTDDFIQNANGSLTLKPGVVKPATGTPKPGDIKFAADNEAGDQFTRKMVKIGDATPDFIGGISNNFSYKGFDLAVFMKFSVGGDIYNATKHSLSPYALFQNVPSEFGTNFYRLIDPNTGQQTLDLVRLKELNPNEDSRLWSLSNTNTQTITYPSSYYVEDGSYLRIAQLTLGYSLPKNFLRDIMVTNARIYVTVNNLATITGYSGFDPEVSAASGVAVTPGYDSSAYPRSRSYVLGINLTF, encoded by the coding sequence ATGTCTATTAAAATCAAACAGAAGAATTTTAAGCCACTTATTGCACCGCTGTTTTTGCTTGCATCCGGCTTTATGTTCGGGCAAAAGACAGTAAATGACACTGTGAAAGACAAGACTAAAGATATTGAGGAAGTAGTCATTATCGGTTACGGTAAAGTTAAGAAATCAGATCTTACGGGATCGGTATCTTCAGTTTCTGCAAAAGATCTGGCGGCAACACCGGCAATGAATGCTTTACAGGCATTGCAGGGTAGAGCGGCCGGACTAAACATTGTAACGGCAAGTGGTGCACCTGGTGCTGCTGCCAATGTGACCATCCGTGGAGGTGCTTCTATTACCCAGGGAACAGAACCGCTTTATATTGTAGATGGCTTCCAATTAGACAACGCTCTTAATATTATCAACCCGAATGATATCGAAAGTATTGACGTGCTGAAAGGCGCTTCTGCAATTGCTATCTACGGTGCACGTGGTTCCAATGGTATCATCGTTATCAAAACAAAAGGCGGAAAAAAAGGAAGAACAATTATAAACTATAACAATTTTACATCTTTTGATACATTTTCTAAAAAACTGGATATGCTGTCCAATGCGGAAGATTATGTAAAATATCAATACGAGATGGCTAATCTGGCCGGCAGAACTGCACAGTGGAGTAATATTTTTAATAATAATATATCACCAAACTCTCCGGGTTTTTATACAGGTATATACAACACCATCAATGAAAGATATGCTAATGCAAAAACGCTGGACTGGCAGGATAAAATGTTGGGCGGCTCTGGTATCACTACCAATCATAACTTCAATTTTTCTGTTGGTACAGAGAAAACGCAGGCCTTCGTAAGTTATAACTATAATAAGCAGGAAGGATTGTTGAACAATTTCAGCGAAACAAGAAACTCGTTAAGAACTAACATTACTTCTGAATTATACAAAGGAATACGGGTAGATTTCAATTCCGTATTCAATTCCAACTCTCTTAACGGTGGTGGAGCTTATTCAGGAATGAAGAAGATTTTACTTCAGCCCATTATTGGAGGTACCCGTTTCAGCCTGGACCAGCTTTTCAATACCCAGACTTATGGAGATTTTGCCGCACTGGAACCGAGCTATGATACAGAAAACCCGTTCATAGAACTTCAAGCTTCTACTTCTAACGCTCTTACAAGAAACATCGTGGCTAATGCAGGTCTTGAAATTGACTTTCTTAAGAATTTTACTTTCAGAACAGCTGGTCAGTATAACTGGAAAAGCATTAAATCCACTTCTTTCTCAGATGAAAATTCAAGAGCCTATCTTACAGACCCTACGACCACAGGTATCAATGGAAAAATTGGGAACAGTGAATCCTACGGTTACCAGATTACAAATACGGTGACTTACAATAATACCTTTGGAGGTAAGCATAAACTTAATGCATTGATTGGTCAGGAAGTCGTTTACTTTCAGTCGGAAAGTAATAATTTGAGTCTGATCAAATTTCCTTTTCCAAATTTCGGACTGGATGATATTTCTACCGCCACCGTTTCCGATAAGTCCACAGACAGAAGCAGTAATACTTTGATGTCTTACTTTGGAAGGGTAAACTATAACTATGATGATAGATATTTATTAACAGCCACCATAAGACGGGATGGATCATCAAAATTTGGTCCGAATAATAAATGGGGAATATTTCCATCAGTAGCTGCAGCCTGGAGAATATCCCAGGAAAGTTTCTGGCAAAATTCAAAAATCACAAATGTTATTAATGATTTAAAATTTAGATTCGAATACGGTGTAACAGGAAATAATGATATTGGGAACAATCTCTTTAAAACAACTTATTCCATAACGGATTATCCTATAAACAACACACCGGGAACACCAGTTTACGTGACCAGTTCCAATCTTGGAAACCCTAATCTGAAATGGGAGGAAATGAAAACCACCAACGTTGGTGTTGACCTGGCACTTTTTAATAACAGGATAAAGCTAACATCGGAATGGTATAATAATATCGTTGATGGTATGCTTCTATCGGCTGTTCTACCGACTTCTTCAGGATATTCCAGGCAGTATCAGAATATTGGAAGTATGAGAAACAGAGGTATTGAGTTTACATTGAACACGATTAACTGGAGGTCTGACAATTTCAGATGGTCCACAGATTTCAATATTGGTCACAACCGTTCCAAAGTACTTTCGTTAGAGCGGGGAAGGGATTCCAGGACTTTCAGCGTCGGAAGCAATAGGGCAGGTGTTGTAACATATTATGCGACTGTTGGAGAGCAGCTGGGCGAGATGTATGGTTATGTTTATCAGGGTATTTATACAACCGATGATTTTATTCAGAATGCAAACGGTTCTCTTACACTTAAACCAGGTGTCGTAAAACCTGCAACAGGAACGCCTAAACCTGGAGATATTAAATTTGCGGCAGACAATGAAGCCGGAGACCAATTCACCAGAAAGATGGTTAAGATTGGTGATGCAACACCTGATTTTATAGGGGGTATCAGTAACAACTTTTCATATAAAGGTTTTGACCTCGCAGTATTTATGAAGTTCAGTGTTGGAGGTGATATTTATAACGCTACAAAACACAGTTTAAGTCCATATGCTTTGTTTCAGAATGTTCCGTCAGAATTCGGAACTAATTTCTATCGCCTGATTGATCCTAATACAGGTCAGCAAACTCTTGACTTGGTGAGGCTTAAAGAACTTAACCCCAATGAAGACTCCCGTCTTTGGAGCCTTAGCAACACGAATACACAGACTATTACATATCCGTCATCGTATTATGTAGAAGATGGCTCTTATCTTAGAATTGCACAGCTGACTTTAGGTTATTCTCTACCTAAAAATTTCCTTAGAGATATTATGGTAACCAATGCCAGAATCTATGTTACAGTTAATAACTTGGCTACTATAACCGGTTATTCCGGTTTTGACCCCGAGGTTTCCGCTGCAAGTGGTGTAGCTGTGACACCAGGCTATGACAGTTCTGCTTATCCAAGGTCCAGAAGTTACGTACTGGGAATTAACTTAACATTTTAA